Proteins encoded in a region of the Verrucomicrobiia bacterium genome:
- a CDS encoding alpha/beta hydrolase, translating into MLTPNTPAIRFVRETPGLHPVVLLAHGATGSKENFFRFGEALAAAGFDCYSVDQAGHGASPQPCSLTNLLLKPQALLGTLRAVDVYIGHSMGGSVGAWNVREAGFRPRLFIGVGAADPLGEDGPPELLLAGFFDEFIRPAFLRARTNATVVISPWSDHALEPFDPLLVRAAVKASCAAVGKPPPAAVTAWRWRLVGLILGMTGAFVLMFRLPELHPRLAQTRKWMVPSILLTTGILTLNSWIGVMPQWRRVPYQLLVFAVIWLMLTGVRRLRLPRWSLAAVTALLAFVCLALRNAYSANFFVLAMLMCTFAVSTVLLVGGGVVGWIAARGGSLRDGDVAMAIFAGYGIGQFIPLSF; encoded by the coding sequence ATGCTGACGCCAAACACACCCGCAATTCGATTCGTTCGTGAAACTCCGGGGCTCCATCCTGTGGTGCTGCTGGCCCATGGAGCAACCGGCTCAAAAGAAAACTTCTTTCGTTTTGGCGAGGCGCTGGCTGCCGCTGGCTTTGATTGCTATTCAGTGGATCAAGCGGGACATGGTGCGTCTCCCCAACCTTGTTCCCTCACAAACCTGTTGCTGAAACCACAGGCGCTTCTGGGGACACTGCGAGCTGTGGATGTTTACATTGGCCATTCGATGGGGGGAAGTGTCGGCGCCTGGAACGTGCGGGAAGCCGGGTTTCGCCCGAGGCTCTTTATCGGCGTCGGTGCAGCAGACCCGCTGGGCGAGGACGGTCCCCCGGAGCTTTTGCTGGCCGGCTTCTTTGACGAATTCATTCGGCCCGCTTTTTTACGAGCCCGCACGAATGCGACAGTGGTCATTTCTCCCTGGTCCGACCATGCCCTCGAGCCCTTCGATCCGTTGCTCGTGCGGGCGGCTGTTAAAGCGTCGTGCGCTGCTGTTGGAAAGCCCCCTCCCGCTGCTGTCACAGCGTGGCGATGGCGCCTTGTGGGGTTGATCCTCGGCATGACGGGCGCGTTTGTCCTGATGTTTCGCCTGCCAGAACTTCATCCGCGACTCGCACAAACGCGGAAATGGATGGTGCCCTCGATCCTTCTTACCACAGGCATTTTGACGCTCAACTCCTGGATTGGCGTGATGCCCCAGTGGCGTCGCGTTCCCTATCAGCTTCTTGTATTCGCTGTCATCTGGCTGATGCTCACCGGTGTCCGACGATTGCGCCTGCCAAGGTGGAGCCTTGCTGCCGTTACAGCGCTCTTGGCGTTCGTGTGCCTTGCGCTGCGGAACGCGTATTCCGCAAACTTTTTCGTTCTGGCGATGTTGATGTGCACATTCGCAGTGAGCACTGTGTTGTTGGTGGGCGGAGGAGTTGTTGGCTGGATCGCCGCTCGTGGCGGGTCGCTGCGGGACGGGGATGTTGCGATGGCGATCTTTGCGGGTTATGGGATCGGGCAATTTATACCGCTGTCCTTTTGA
- a CDS encoding carotenoid biosynthesis protein, with the protein MTEPDNLKSMQEQSQCAGIPWRAEALRVGCLLAFVISAACVAREGLHDSDNSMIAMLLLTGVIATIASASRAWPLQNVAWAALVISVVAGGAHAIGALTGIVFGPFVFTDAAGPRLFRVLPAAIPAIWVVVILSSRGMAKWALHPFRNHRIYGFWLVCIASLLSVVSIAAIDPWASGPRRFWMWKSTLPVTWHGTPLTLFAGWFATSIVCMTFVTPMLIHKKPGAQPVDYGSPMVWLALDATFALLLLRMQFTLGAAVIVAAAFACAVPRLGTMLLGKTPPTQSNRRV; encoded by the coding sequence ATGACCGAGCCAGATAACTTGAAGTCGATGCAGGAACAATCGCAGTGCGCAGGAATTCCGTGGCGGGCCGAAGCCCTCCGCGTGGGCTGCCTCCTCGCGTTCGTCATCAGCGCCGCCTGCGTTGCGCGTGAGGGGTTGCACGATTCCGACAACAGCATGATTGCCATGCTGCTTCTGACCGGGGTAATCGCAACCATCGCTTCTGCTTCGCGCGCTTGGCCTCTTCAAAATGTCGCCTGGGCGGCGTTGGTGATTTCGGTTGTAGCGGGCGGCGCCCACGCAATTGGAGCGCTCACGGGCATTGTGTTTGGACCCTTTGTTTTCACCGACGCCGCAGGGCCGCGGCTCTTCAGAGTTCTCCCTGCAGCAATCCCTGCAATCTGGGTGGTCGTGATCCTCAGCTCCCGCGGCATGGCGAAGTGGGCACTGCACCCTTTCAGGAATCATCGCATCTATGGCTTTTGGCTCGTTTGCATCGCTTCGTTGTTGAGCGTTGTTTCGATCGCCGCCATTGATCCCTGGGCGAGCGGGCCGCGGCGCTTTTGGATGTGGAAAAGCACCCTGCCCGTCACATGGCACGGAACTCCCCTCACCCTGTTTGCGGGATGGTTTGCCACAAGCATTGTTTGCATGACATTCGTGACCCCGATGTTGATTCACAAAAAGCCGGGTGCGCAACCCGTCGACTATGGTTCCCCGATGGTATGGCTGGCTTTGGATGCCACGTTTGCGCTACTTCTCCTTCGGATGCAGTTCACGCTTGGCGCTGCGGTCATTGTCGCTGCAGCCTTCGCCTGCGCAGTTCCCCGTCTTGGAACAATGTTGCTTGGGAAAACGCCGCCGACTCAGAGCAATCGACGCGTGTAA
- a CDS encoding CNNM domain-containing protein: MTDNPLIWALLLVALGWSFLLSGMEAGVFALSRVRIRQQMRAGRASAQLLYRYLENPENFLWTIFVGNTAANFFIFGWAIYLLHRALPQQRVAFILLFASVVFLFYTLFDLLPKMLFRTFPNRLCLAMAQPFRILHLVLWPLVAIVEGASSVMLRVSGGRAFKRHLFGNREELRHIMQESAQAFSSEERTMINRVLDLQSATVRQIVRPLEQVVTAEAEWPVSRVLEECREHQFTRVPVWGSRDGQRRIVGLVSLNALLFEPAIDPLKPMARFIRPAIYLDEDLRLEIALRQMQRSGQRMGIVLSRDRREIGIVTLEDILKPVFGEVKL; encoded by the coding sequence ATGACGGACAATCCCTTGATCTGGGCCTTGCTCCTGGTGGCATTGGGGTGGTCGTTCCTGCTGTCTGGCATGGAAGCGGGAGTATTCGCTCTCAGCCGCGTTCGCATTCGGCAGCAGATGCGTGCGGGACGTGCTTCGGCACAATTGCTTTACCGATATCTGGAGAATCCAGAAAACTTTCTGTGGACGATCTTCGTCGGCAACACGGCCGCGAATTTCTTCATCTTCGGCTGGGCCATCTATTTATTGCATCGTGCACTTCCGCAACAGCGGGTCGCCTTTATTCTCCTGTTCGCGAGCGTCGTGTTCCTGTTTTACACGCTGTTCGACCTGCTGCCGAAGATGCTGTTCCGCACGTTTCCCAATCGCCTGTGCCTGGCGATGGCGCAGCCGTTCCGGATTTTGCATCTTGTGTTATGGCCGCTCGTTGCAATCGTCGAAGGCGCTTCTTCCGTGATGCTGCGCGTGAGCGGTGGTCGCGCTTTCAAGCGTCACCTCTTCGGAAATCGCGAGGAGTTGCGCCACATCATGCAGGAATCCGCACAGGCCTTCAGCAGCGAGGAACGCACGATGATCAATCGCGTGCTGGATCTGCAAAGCGCCACGGTGCGGCAGATCGTTCGTCCGTTGGAGCAGGTGGTCACCGCGGAAGCCGAATGGCCTGTCAGCCGCGTCCTGGAGGAATGCCGCGAACACCAGTTCACCCGCGTGCCTGTTTGGGGAAGCCGCGATGGGCAGCGTCGAATCGTTGGCCTCGTCAGCCTGAACGCCTTGCTGTTTGAACCCGCCATTGACCCGTTAAAGCCCATGGCCCGTTTCATTCGTCCCGCAATTTACCTGGATGAAGACTTGCGATTGGAAATCGCCCTGCGTCAGATGCAGCGCAGCGGCCAGCGAATGGGAATCGTGTTGTCGCGCGATAGACGCGAGATTGGAATTGTAACGCTCGAGGACATCCTGAAACCGGTGTTCGGGGAGGTAAAACTCTGA
- a CDS encoding sulfite exporter TauE/SafE family protein, producing the protein MSHDQLAFMSLAILLVAFLYSSVGHAGASGYIAIMSLFGVAATVIRPAALVLNILVATIASWQFWRAGHFQFRLFWPFAVLAIPCAFLGGYIHLPTRMFQVLVGAVLLFSAARFFAKPSDDTVRKEPSPWHAVPIGAGLGLLSGLTGTGGGIFLTPLLLFMRWARARQAAAVSAVFILANSSAGLLGNVVSTSSFPAFVVPFAVAAVLGGIAGSYLGSRRLPHQAIKRLLAVVLLIAGLKLLLT; encoded by the coding sequence ATGTCCCACGACCAGCTGGCCTTTATGTCCCTTGCCATTCTCCTGGTCGCGTTTCTTTATTCTTCCGTGGGTCACGCCGGGGCATCCGGGTATATCGCGATCATGTCGCTGTTCGGCGTGGCCGCAACCGTGATTCGGCCGGCGGCGCTCGTGCTCAACATTCTTGTGGCGACCATCGCGAGCTGGCAATTTTGGCGCGCTGGGCATTTCCAGTTCCGTCTCTTCTGGCCGTTCGCAGTGCTCGCGATTCCGTGCGCCTTTCTTGGCGGATATATTCATCTTCCCACACGGATGTTCCAGGTGTTGGTTGGAGCCGTATTGCTGTTCTCGGCTGCCCGGTTTTTTGCGAAGCCTTCTGATGACACAGTGCGAAAGGAACCGTCACCGTGGCATGCCGTTCCAATTGGCGCAGGGTTGGGATTGTTGTCGGGGTTGACGGGAACAGGCGGTGGAATTTTTCTCACGCCGCTCCTGCTGTTCATGCGATGGGCGCGCGCGCGACAGGCGGCCGCCGTGTCCGCAGTCTTCATCCTTGCCAATTCCAGTGCGGGACTGCTGGGAAATGTCGTCAGTACATCCTCGTTCCCGGCCTTTGTCGTTCCATTTGCCGTTGCGGCCGTCCTGGGCGGAATTGCCGGGTCGTATCTCGGCAGCCGGCGCCTCCCTCATCAGGCGATCAAGCGGTTGCTGGCCGTGGTGCTCCTGATCGCAGGTTTGAAACTGCTCCTCACGTGA
- a CDS encoding helix-turn-helix domain-containing protein has product MLTLKAKDWFTDAFPLSVERREPQPAFPPHKHEFSEIVLVTAGTALHVTGHDSWRLSAGEVFVIGGPRVHEYRELEKLALINILFDAGKLRVQPGDLPSIPGYHALFTLEPVWRRRGQFTSRLRLSPAELSAVLGFVDQLESELKARLPGFGFQSTALFMQIVCYLSRCYSRFKGSDSRALLRSAEAIAHLESNFAEPLNLNRLADIAHMPKRTFIRCFQAATGNSPIAYLIELRIRHAARLLRQTNESVTDIAFQVGFNDSNYFTRQFRAVIGLSPREYRNQQQLRE; this is encoded by the coding sequence ATGCTGACATTAAAGGCCAAAGACTGGTTCACGGACGCGTTTCCCCTGTCGGTCGAGCGGCGCGAACCGCAACCCGCGTTCCCTCCCCATAAGCACGAATTTTCCGAGATCGTCCTGGTGACTGCCGGCACCGCCCTGCATGTCACGGGCCACGATTCCTGGCGCCTCTCGGCGGGCGAGGTGTTCGTCATTGGCGGACCCCGGGTTCACGAATACCGCGAATTGGAGAAGCTTGCGTTGATCAACATCCTCTTCGATGCAGGGAAACTGCGCGTCCAACCGGGCGACCTCCCATCGATTCCAGGATATCACGCGCTGTTCACGCTTGAGCCGGTGTGGCGGCGGCGCGGGCAATTCACCAGCCGCTTGCGCCTTTCGCCTGCGGAATTGTCGGCGGTCCTGGGATTTGTGGACCAACTGGAAAGTGAATTGAAAGCGAGGCTGCCAGGGTTCGGCTTTCAATCCACGGCGCTCTTCATGCAGATTGTCTGTTACCTGTCGCGTTGTTATTCGCGATTCAAAGGTTCCGACTCGCGTGCACTGCTGCGAAGCGCTGAAGCCATTGCGCACCTTGAATCCAATTTCGCCGAACCGCTGAACCTGAACCGCCTTGCTGACATTGCGCACATGCCGAAGCGGACCTTCATCCGCTGCTTCCAGGCTGCCACGGGGAACTCACCGATCGCCTACCTCATTGAGTTGCGCATTCGGCACGCGGCGCGGCTGCTGCGCCAGACGAATGAGTCGGTGACGGACATTGCATTTCAGGTGGGGTTCAACGACAGCAATTACTTCACAAGGCAATTCCGCGCCGTGATAGGGCTGAGCCCGCGTGAGTATCGCAATCAGCAACAATTGCGGGAGTAA
- the rhaT gene encoding L-rhamnose/proton symporter RhaT: protein MNPSPFLGVVLHWLGGLASGSFYVPYKAVRKWSWETYWLVGGIFSWVLCPWAFAYFMTNDLFGVIGQQSARTLAWTYLFGLLWGFGGLTYGLTMRYLGLSLGTGVALGFCAAFGTLVPPVFKWLTPNFFVFAESPSILEVVQDKSGIITLGGVATCLLGIGIAALAGYTKESEMPAAQKKESIKEFDFKKGILVATFCGIMSACFAFALQAGKSMDAASLAAGTDKIWTGLPTLPILLLGGFTTNFIWCTYLNIKNRSGYQYLAQQVRPEHAGLQAAGGEHSTGAQVTATTNDLRVPRASNYFFSALAGTTWYFQFFFYTMGATQMGKFDFASWTLHMASIIIFATIWGWIFKEWKGSSKKAHGLIAAGVVTLILSTIIIGWGTYLKGQAGGH, encoded by the coding sequence ATGAATCCGTCTCCATTCCTTGGCGTCGTCCTGCACTGGCTGGGAGGCCTTGCTTCCGGCAGTTTTTACGTTCCTTACAAAGCGGTGAGGAAATGGTCGTGGGAAACGTACTGGCTCGTGGGCGGCATCTTTTCCTGGGTGCTTTGTCCCTGGGCGTTTGCCTATTTCATGACCAACGACCTGTTTGGCGTCATTGGGCAACAGTCGGCGCGAACGCTGGCATGGACATATTTGTTTGGCCTGCTCTGGGGATTTGGCGGATTAACTTACGGACTGACCATGCGATACCTCGGACTATCGCTGGGGACGGGTGTTGCGCTCGGATTCTGCGCAGCGTTCGGCACGCTTGTGCCGCCAGTTTTTAAATGGCTCACCCCTAACTTTTTTGTGTTCGCGGAAAGCCCGAGCATCCTGGAAGTTGTGCAGGATAAGTCGGGTATCATCACCCTGGGCGGTGTTGCCACCTGCTTGCTGGGCATTGGGATTGCCGCGCTTGCGGGCTACACGAAGGAATCGGAAATGCCGGCCGCGCAGAAGAAGGAGTCGATCAAAGAATTCGATTTCAAAAAAGGAATCCTGGTGGCGACCTTCTGCGGAATCATGAGCGCATGCTTTGCGTTTGCACTGCAGGCGGGGAAGAGCATGGACGCCGCATCGCTGGCCGCAGGCACCGACAAGATCTGGACCGGCCTCCCCACATTGCCCATCCTGCTGCTTGGCGGCTTCACCACCAACTTCATCTGGTGCACCTACCTGAACATCAAGAATCGCAGCGGCTATCAATACCTTGCGCAGCAGGTGCGTCCCGAACATGCCGGGCTGCAGGCGGCGGGCGGCGAACACAGCACGGGAGCGCAGGTGACAGCAACAACGAACGACCTTCGCGTGCCGCGCGCGTCGAATTATTTCTTCTCGGCACTCGCGGGCACCACGTGGTACTTCCAGTTCTTTTTCTACACCATGGGCGCAACACAAATGGGCAAGTTTGACTTCGCCTCATGGACGTTGCACATGGCGAGCATCATCATCTTCGCAACGATCTGGGGCTGGATCTTTAAGGAGTGGAAGGGCTCAAGCAAGAAGGCGCACGGACTGATCGCCGCCGGCGTCGTGACCCTGATTCTTTCGACGATCATCATCGGCTGGGGCACGTATCTCAAGGGGCAGGCAGGCGGTCATTGA
- a CDS encoding sodium/calcium exchanger protein, with protein sequence MNSLVRHIEVAGAWAPLLFVLLFIAASLLMIWRLECMNAGGLEGTVLGTLIMPYCSGIGNLMFAFVVARAGSSGSEVMTNSLVNNVTNMTLLLGLPAIFWRMSLSPRSGGKKKKRSGTSEHRTNRLSLLLTLTAVFVFTGAVWALARDGKLDFNDGLVLIGLFFFWQMFHVFEVLKSNARQNKSFDAMLPIDLLLLGLGAWATYISIEWLVTWVRQIKTGGFINADNLGWLSGWLMVLPNGLLALYYGWRGNPEIVYTSQVGDGHICIPLCVGIFALHQTVAVPAMFETGMLLLFGATILHVLCVALFGGLPRIVGWVCVGAYCVFIWKGLLN encoded by the coding sequence GTGCTGCTGTTCATCGCCGCGTCGCTGCTGATGATCTGGCGCCTGGAATGCATGAACGCCGGGGGCCTGGAGGGAACCGTCCTGGGAACGCTCATCATGCCGTATTGTTCAGGCATCGGAAACCTCATGTTCGCATTCGTTGTCGCTCGGGCCGGCAGCTCGGGATCCGAAGTGATGACGAACTCGCTCGTCAACAACGTGACCAACATGACGCTGCTGCTCGGGCTGCCTGCAATTTTCTGGCGGATGAGCCTCTCGCCGCGCAGTGGCGGCAAAAAGAAAAAGCGCTCCGGCACATCGGAGCATCGCACGAATCGCCTCTCACTCCTGCTCACGCTCACCGCCGTGTTCGTGTTCACAGGCGCCGTGTGGGCATTGGCACGCGATGGCAAACTCGATTTCAACGACGGGTTGGTGCTGATTGGATTGTTCTTCTTCTGGCAGATGTTTCATGTCTTCGAGGTTCTGAAATCCAATGCGCGGCAGAACAAGTCCTTTGATGCGATGCTGCCCATTGACCTGCTGCTGCTGGGACTGGGAGCGTGGGCCACTTACATCAGCATCGAGTGGCTCGTCACGTGGGTCCGGCAAATTAAGACTGGCGGGTTCATCAACGCAGACAACCTGGGGTGGCTGAGCGGGTGGTTGATGGTTCTGCCCAATGGCCTCCTCGCGCTGTACTACGGCTGGCGTGGAAACCCGGAAATTGTTTACACCTCGCAGGTCGGTGATGGACACATCTGCATTCCGTTGTGCGTCGGAATTTTCGCGCTGCATCAAACAGTCGCCGTCCCGGCAATGTTCGAAACCGGGATGCTGCTCCTGTTCGGCGCGACCATTCTCCACGTCCTGTGCGTTGCCCTGTTCGGCGGGCTTCCGCGCATCGTGGGATGGGTTTGCGTCGGAGCCTACTGCGTCTTCATCTGGAAGGGTCTTCTGAACTGA
- a CDS encoding hemolysin family protein: protein MQSAPVIATVLVLFFAGASFFFALAETALFSLSNWQVRQLADRKKHLGGIVARLLSEPQDLLATMVLGNTFASAAMLATAFWMALSGHWPLWTTILLLFVLILFGCEVLPKTLAVRRPELWALRVARPLLLLEKLAWVFRVTAQKLNSAILRSIIPESVQPQVAFSDDEYRELVELAYQQGSLRQSEKEIILQIISLDRRTAREVMKPRSQIACISDDLSIEEMVAAAKKFKHRRLPLYDETPDTIVGILNTRALLLDPNVDLADAIEFPSFVPESMNLLQLLKSLQRQQRGMAVVLDEYGGTAGLVTTEDILEEMIGRIRPEMETERFIMEKLGKGRWRVSGTMRLDDFRREHPPLGNVAEVETMGGLLAMLLHVVPSPGDSALFHGLKLTAVLTDERRVRELLVEVVR, encoded by the coding sequence GTGCAGTCAGCCCCAGTCATTGCGACGGTCCTGGTGCTGTTTTTCGCAGGCGCCAGTTTCTTTTTTGCGCTCGCGGAAACAGCCCTGTTCTCGCTCAGCAACTGGCAGGTGCGCCAGCTCGCCGATCGCAAGAAGCACCTCGGCGGCATCGTCGCCCGCTTGCTGTCCGAGCCGCAGGACCTTCTTGCAACCATGGTCCTCGGCAATACCTTCGCCAGTGCCGCGATGCTCGCGACGGCGTTCTGGATGGCTCTAAGCGGACACTGGCCGCTCTGGACTACGATCCTGCTGTTGTTTGTGCTGATCCTTTTCGGCTGCGAAGTGTTGCCAAAAACGCTGGCTGTCCGGCGCCCTGAGTTGTGGGCGCTGCGAGTCGCTCGACCGCTGCTGTTGCTGGAAAAGCTCGCGTGGGTTTTTCGCGTCACCGCCCAGAAGCTTAACAGCGCGATTCTGCGCTCCATCATTCCCGAATCCGTTCAGCCGCAGGTGGCCTTCAGCGACGATGAATATCGCGAACTCGTCGAGCTCGCCTATCAGCAGGGATCGTTGCGACAGTCCGAGAAGGAAATCATTCTGCAGATCATCAGCCTCGATCGGCGCACCGCCCGCGAAGTGATGAAGCCGCGCTCGCAGATCGCCTGCATTTCTGACGATTTGTCGATCGAGGAAATGGTGGCCGCTGCCAAGAAATTCAAGCATCGCCGCCTGCCGCTCTATGACGAAACGCCGGATACCATCGTGGGCATTCTGAACACGCGGGCGCTGCTGCTGGATCCGAATGTGGACCTTGCGGATGCGATTGAATTTCCATCGTTCGTGCCGGAATCGATGAACCTTCTCCAATTGTTGAAGAGCCTCCAGCGGCAGCAGCGCGGAATGGCGGTCGTGCTCGACGAATACGGCGGGACGGCCGGCTTGGTAACGACTGAAGACATCCTGGAGGAGATGATCGGCCGCATCCGGCCGGAAATGGAAACTGAACGCTTCATCATGGAGAAGCTGGGCAAGGGCCGCTGGCGCGTCAGCGGAACCATGCGGCTCGATGATTTTCGGCGTGAACATCCGCCCCTCGGGAACGTCGCCGAAGTTGAAACAATGGGAGGATTGCTGGCGATGCTGTTGCATGTGGTTCCGTCACCGGGAGATTCGGCATTGTTTCACGGGCTGAAGCTTACCGCGGTTCTCACAGACGAGCGCCGCGTCAGGGAATTACTGGTGGAGGTCGTTCGATGA
- a CDS encoding hemolysin family protein: MDWPAIVAVSWKILAVIFLVLLNGFFVAAEFALVKVRDTQLESFVVKGQRRAKVARKILRNLDAALSSTQLGITLASLGLGWIGEPVFIVLLEPVIRFFQVESPEAQHTIAVIVGFATITFLHIVAGELAPKSLAIRKSLQTSMWVAIPLDVFYRVSFPLIWILNQTANWLLRRFGIEPVTEGELVHSEEELRLIVGESQKYSQALPFGRLIVLNALDLRQRTVREVMRPRQEITVLDTEATMAECMEVAEKTRYSRFPLTEAGDIDKTLGVVHFKDLFAMRLKARSAAELLPVTRKLIYVPETARLERVLQTFLARKSHLAIVVDEYGGTMGLVTLENILEEIVGQIQDEFDQENPLLTRINEGMWDVAGALPLHDLEEIVGETLRDEGITTVSGWITQRLGGFPREGNTVIVGQFELRVDGMDGTRVSKVRLIRLPGPPPEPE, encoded by the coding sequence ATGGATTGGCCCGCGATCGTGGCGGTCAGCTGGAAGATCCTCGCTGTGATCTTCCTGGTGCTCCTGAACGGATTCTTCGTTGCCGCGGAATTCGCGCTCGTGAAGGTGCGCGATACGCAGCTCGAAAGCTTTGTTGTCAAAGGACAGCGACGCGCCAAGGTCGCCCGCAAGATTTTGCGCAACCTCGACGCGGCCCTCAGCTCCACCCAGCTCGGCATCACGCTCGCCAGTCTCGGACTCGGCTGGATTGGCGAACCCGTGTTCATTGTACTGCTGGAACCGGTCATCCGATTCTTCCAGGTCGAATCCCCTGAAGCGCAACATACCATCGCGGTGATCGTCGGATTCGCGACGATCACGTTTCTTCATATTGTGGCAGGCGAACTTGCGCCCAAGTCGCTGGCAATCCGCAAATCGCTCCAGACTTCCATGTGGGTGGCGATCCCGCTCGATGTCTTCTACAGGGTTTCATTTCCGTTGATCTGGATTCTGAATCAAACGGCGAACTGGCTGCTGCGGCGTTTCGGAATCGAGCCAGTGACGGAGGGTGAACTCGTGCATTCCGAGGAGGAGTTGCGCCTCATTGTGGGTGAGTCGCAGAAATATTCACAGGCTTTGCCCTTCGGAAGACTGATTGTTTTGAATGCCCTCGACCTGCGCCAGCGCACGGTTCGCGAGGTCATGCGCCCAAGACAGGAAATCACCGTTCTCGACACGGAAGCGACGATGGCTGAATGCATGGAGGTGGCGGAAAAGACCCGCTATTCACGATTCCCGCTGACTGAGGCCGGAGACATCGACAAGACACTGGGGGTTGTGCATTTCAAGGACCTTTTCGCGATGCGGCTGAAGGCGCGCTCAGCGGCGGAGCTGCTGCCCGTCACCCGCAAGCTGATTTACGTTCCCGAGACTGCGCGGCTCGAACGCGTGCTGCAGACATTTCTCGCACGCAAGTCGCACCTCGCAATTGTCGTGGATGAATATGGCGGCACGATGGGATTGGTGACGTTGGAAAACATCCTTGAAGAAATTGTGGGCCAGATTCAGGACGAGTTTGACCAGGAAAATCCGCTCCTCACGCGAATCAACGAAGGGATGTGGGACGTCGCGGGGGCGCTTCCATTGCACGACCTCGAGGAGATCGTGGGGGAAACACTTCGCGACGAGGGCATCACGACCGTGAGCGGCTGGATCACACAGCGGCTGGGCGGTTTTCCACGCGAGGGGAACACCGTGATCGTCGGGCAGTTCGAATTGCGGGTCGACGGAATGGACGGCACTCGCGTCTCCAAGGTGCGGCTGATCCGGTTGCCAGGTCCGCCGCCAGAACCGGAATAA
- a CDS encoding L-rhamnose isomerase, with protein MHSFKLNKSSVEKSYKLASERYAALGVDTEKALKALAGIPISIHCWQGDDVGGFENKGMELGGGLAVTGNYPGKARTPDELRADFEKAISLIPGKHRFNLHACYAEMNGRKVDRDELGADQFRNWIAWAKAEGFGLDFNPTYFAHPKSADGFTLSHPDKETRQFWIEHGIRCREIGAAIGKALGSSCLTNLWIPDGMKDTPADRKSYRARLAESLDAVFAKRIDPRLNVDAVEPKLFGIGSESYVVGSHEFYLGYAVSRKKLLTLDAGHYHPTEGIADKISAVLQYLPEIALHVSRGVRWDSDHVVTLTDDLNATAQEIVWGGYTGRVRIGLDYFDASINRVAAWVIGTRNMCRALLGALLAPVEELRVAELAGDYTSRLAFMEETKTLPVGAVWDYYCMKQGVPAGGAWMAEVKSYETNVLSKR; from the coding sequence ATGCATTCCTTCAAGCTGAACAAATCCAGCGTGGAAAAATCCTACAAGCTCGCATCCGAACGTTACGCGGCGCTTGGGGTGGACACGGAGAAGGCGCTCAAGGCGCTGGCGGGGATTCCGATTTCCATCCATTGCTGGCAGGGCGACGACGTTGGCGGCTTTGAAAACAAGGGGATGGAACTGGGCGGCGGGCTCGCCGTCACGGGAAATTATCCCGGAAAAGCGCGGACGCCTGACGAACTGCGCGCGGATTTTGAGAAAGCCATCTCGCTCATTCCAGGGAAGCATCGCTTTAATCTGCACGCATGCTATGCCGAAATGAACGGCCGCAAAGTGGATCGAGATGAATTGGGTGCCGACCAGTTCCGCAATTGGATCGCGTGGGCAAAAGCAGAAGGGTTCGGCCTCGATTTCAATCCCACGTATTTCGCGCATCCGAAGTCCGCCGACGGTTTCACCCTGTCTCATCCCGACAAGGAAACCCGGCAGTTCTGGATTGAGCATGGCATTCGATGCCGCGAGATCGGGGCCGCCATTGGCAAGGCATTGGGCAGTTCCTGCCTGACAAACCTTTGGATTCCCGACGGCATGAAGGACACGCCCGCAGATCGAAAAAGCTATCGCGCGCGCCTCGCTGAATCGCTCGACGCGGTGTTCGCGAAACGCATCGATCCCAGGCTCAACGTGGATGCAGTCGAACCCAAGCTGTTCGGCATTGGATCGGAAAGTTATGTCGTGGGTTCGCATGAGTTCTACCTCGGATACGCCGTGAGCAGGAAGAAATTGCTGACGCTGGACGCGGGTCATTACCATCCGACGGAAGGCATCGCCGACAAGATTTCCGCAGTGCTGCAGTATCTGCCCGAGATTGCGTTGCACGTCAGCCGCGGCGTGCGGTGGGACAGTGACCATGTGGTGACGCTGACAGACGATTTGAACGCGACGGCGCAGGAAATCGTGTGGGGCGGCTACACTGGCCGCGTGCGGATCGGCCTGGATTATTTCGATGCCTCCATCAATCGCGTGGCGGCATGGGTCATTGGCACGCGCAATATGTGCCGCGCGTTGCTGGGAGCGCTGCTGGCGCCGGTTGAGGAATTGCGCGTGGCCGAGCTGGCCGGCGATTACACGTCGCGCCTCGCGTTCATGGAAGAAACCAAGACGCTGCCTGTGGGAGCGGTCTGGGATTATTACTGCATGAAGCAGGGTGTGCCTGCAGGCGGCGCGTGGATGGCGGAAGTGAAGAGCTACGAAACGAATGTTCTGTCCAAGCGCTGA